In Methanococcoides sp. LMO-2, a single window of DNA contains:
- a CDS encoding pyridoxamine 5'-phosphate oxidase family protein, producing the protein MTVKAPEDILEDILKEQYLGVLATERDGRPYTNLIAFAATEDMKRILFVTPRFTRKYSNIQTSHYASIMMDNRSNTVLDFKDATVVNAMGMVKEVDKVPEYSQLYLSKQPHLKDFLQAPTSALMMMDVEKYIIATSFQNVVEMEMK; encoded by the coding sequence TTGACTGTAAAAGCACCGGAAGATATTTTGGAGGATATCCTAAAGGAACAATACCTTGGAGTCCTTGCTACCGAAAGAGATGGAAGGCCTTATACGAACCTTATAGCTTTTGCTGCAACTGAAGACATGAAGAGAATACTCTTTGTAACTCCAAGGTTCACCAGAAAATATTCCAATATACAAACTTCACACTATGCCTCAATTATGATGGACAACAGGTCAAATACGGTCCTGGATTTTAAGGATGCAACTGTTGTTAATGCAATGGGTATGGTAAAAGAAGTGGATAAGGTCCCTGAATATTCTCAACTTTACCTTTCAAAACAGCCTCATTTAAAGGATTTCCTTCAGGCTCCCACATCTGCCTTGATGATGATGGATGTTGAAAAATATATTATTGCCACCAGTTTCCAGAATGTTGTGGAGATGGAAATGAAATGA
- a CDS encoding DUF3303 domain-containing protein, translated as MLYMEISSWEPENRDKILEHFKELKVPAGINIVNQWVDLTGGRYFILYECDDAEAFAAFNLPWSDVCYIDCVPVMKSTDFISVMSRKS; from the coding sequence ATGTTATACATGGAAATTAGTTCCTGGGAACCAGAGAATCGTGATAAGATCCTTGAGCACTTCAAAGAGCTAAAAGTGCCTGCAGGTATAAATATCGTTAATCAGTGGGTCGATCTTACAGGTGGCAGATACTTCATCCTGTACGAATGTGATGATGCCGAAGCTTTTGCAGCATTCAACCTTCCATGGTCCGATGTTTGCTACATCGACTGTGTCCCTGTAATGAAATCAACTGATTTCATATCAGTAATGAGCAGGAAATCCTGA
- a CDS encoding PEP/pyruvate-binding domain-containing protein produces MTSLVIPMERINPDVKGIVGGKAFSLSQLHSRGFRVPNYFCITTDAYRKFLKESGLEGRISLEIARKDFGNMRWEEMWDTSLRLKNMFLNASIPEELENAIRSEIGADYEQVPVVVRSSAPGEDSSTTSFAGIHESYVNVKGSDSILEHVKLVWASLWSDAAILYREELGLDLEDSSMAVIVQELVEGERSGIVFSRDPNNESHLVIEAVFGLNEGLVNGDIEPDRWVIDRKTGSTISHDVPSGRERTVKTDETGTSIENVSADLRNESPLDEDDVKRIYEMAMASEEYFGHPQDMEWTIHSEELFLLQSRPITTLNDKEKNWYISLRRTFDNLKRLRARIEDVLIPEMISVSRSMSEVDPASLNDADLAELIISRRSMFRKWDATYTRDFIPFAHGMRLFGDVYNEKMKPSDPYEFMDLLTNSDLLSIQRNMKLNLLAEMVRKDNSLRKVIESGRAVGDFSDVFDNFMEDFGRSSYVKDRNQMLKLILELSLHPKIERESVKDPQSLKENFFSRFDKEGRAYASELLDIGRASYKLRDDDNIHLGRIEGYYLDSIKEGKRRLSKRGIGPDISDDDVIEALRNKDFIPKIEESSREQPPSEDTTIRQIQGQPASKGLVSGVARVIKEKDDLFSVRSGEILVCDAIDPNMTFVIPLVSGIVERRGGMLIHGAIIAREYGIPCVTGIPNAIDMIDTGDEVTVDGYLGIVVIDRK; encoded by the coding sequence ATGACCTCTCTGGTTATTCCAATGGAACGCATTAATCCGGATGTGAAAGGAATTGTTGGTGGGAAAGCTTTCTCTTTGTCACAACTTCATTCCAGAGGTTTCAGGGTTCCGAACTATTTCTGCATAACTACTGATGCATACAGGAAGTTCTTAAAGGAAAGTGGTCTCGAAGGTCGTATCTCACTTGAAATTGCCAGAAAGGATTTTGGGAATATGAGGTGGGAAGAAATGTGGGATACCTCTCTTCGTCTTAAGAACATGTTCTTAAATGCATCTATTCCTGAGGAGCTCGAAAATGCCATCCGTTCGGAAATTGGAGCGGACTACGAGCAAGTTCCGGTTGTAGTACGTTCTTCAGCTCCGGGTGAGGATTCCTCAACAACTTCTTTTGCAGGCATTCATGAGTCCTATGTTAATGTGAAAGGATCGGATTCCATACTTGAACACGTAAAATTAGTATGGGCATCTCTCTGGTCGGATGCTGCCATTCTTTACAGGGAAGAACTGGGTCTTGATCTTGAAGACAGCTCCATGGCAGTCATCGTGCAGGAACTGGTGGAAGGCGAACGATCAGGTATAGTTTTTAGCAGGGACCCGAACAATGAGAGTCATCTGGTGATAGAGGCAGTTTTTGGTCTGAACGAAGGGCTGGTAAATGGCGATATTGAACCTGACAGATGGGTCATTGACAGAAAGACCGGTTCGACCATAAGTCATGATGTCCCATCAGGAAGGGAACGGACCGTGAAGACTGATGAAACCGGTACATCGATTGAAAATGTTTCAGCTGATCTCAGGAATGAATCTCCACTGGATGAAGATGATGTCAAAAGAATATATGAGATGGCTATGGCTTCTGAGGAATATTTTGGTCATCCGCAGGATATGGAGTGGACCATTCATAGTGAGGAACTATTTCTGCTCCAGTCAAGGCCAATTACAACGCTTAATGATAAGGAAAAGAACTGGTACATTTCTTTGAGAAGGACCTTTGATAACCTTAAGAGACTGCGTGCCAGAATAGAAGATGTACTTATTCCTGAAATGATCTCGGTTTCAAGGTCAATGTCTGAGGTCGATCCAGCGAGTCTTAATGATGCTGATCTTGCGGAATTGATCATTTCCAGAAGGTCCATGTTCCGGAAGTGGGATGCTACATACACCAGAGATTTCATCCCCTTTGCACATGGTATGAGGCTCTTCGGGGATGTTTATAATGAAAAGATGAAACCTTCTGACCCTTATGAGTTCATGGATCTGCTGACAAATTCTGACCTTTTGAGCATTCAGCGAAACATGAAGCTAAATTTACTTGCTGAAATGGTTCGAAAAGATAATTCACTGAGAAAAGTAATCGAGTCTGGTAGAGCTGTGGGAGATTTTTCCGATGTCTTCGACAATTTCATGGAAGATTTTGGCAGGTCGTCTTATGTAAAGGATCGGAATCAGATGTTGAAGCTAATATTGGAATTATCCTTACATCCGAAAATTGAAAGAGAAAGTGTAAAGGATCCTCAATCACTTAAAGAGAACTTCTTTTCCAGATTTGATAAGGAAGGAAGAGCTTATGCTTCTGAGTTGCTTGACATTGGTCGTGCAAGTTACAAACTTCGTGATGATGACAATATACACCTGGGAAGAATTGAAGGATATTACCTTGATTCCATCAAAGAGGGAAAACGAAGGCTTTCAAAAAGAGGGATTGGTCCGGATATCAGTGACGATGATGTAATAGAAGCCTTAAGAAATAAGGATTTCATCCCGAAAATAGAGGAGAGTTCTCGGGAACAGCCCCCTTCAGAAGATACAACGATAAGGCAGATCCAGGGGCAACCGGCCAGCAAGGGGCTCGTTAGCGGGGTTGCCAGGGTGATCAAAGAAAAGGATGACCTCTTCAGTGTAAGGTCCGGTGAAATTCTGGTATGTGATGCCATTGATCCGAACATGACCTTTGTGATCCCGCTTGTTTCCGGAATTGTTGAACGCAGGGGTGGTATGCTGATACATGGAGCTATAATAGCACGTGAGTACGGTATCCCATGTGTAACAGGTATTCCTAATGCTATAGATATGATTGATACCGGGGATGAGGTCACAGTTGATGGTTATCTGGGTATTGTGGTTATAGATCGAAAGTGA
- a CDS encoding fasciclin domain-containing protein, which produces MKIIYALLALLISVVVMTSGCTTSEPEVEEMDIVDTAVNAGSFNTLVQAVQAAGLEDTLRGEGPFTVFAPTDEAFAALPEGTLDALLADEEALAAVLTYHVVAGEVMAADVAGLESAETVQGESVTFDTTDGVMVNDANVVQADIMASNGVIHVIDKVILPPSMMEEEAEEEMDIVDTAIEAGSFTTLVQAVQAAGLEETLRSEGPFTVFAPTDDAFAALPEGTLEELLADQEALAGVLTYHVVAGEYMAADVVTMDSAVTVQGSEVTITVTDDGVMVNDANVVITDIETSNGVIHVIDAVLVP; this is translated from the coding sequence ATGAAAATAATATACGCATTGTTAGCTTTGCTTATATCCGTAGTGGTAATGACTTCCGGTTGTACTACCAGTGAACCTGAAGTGGAAGAAATGGACATTGTGGACACAGCAGTGAACGCTGGTTCATTCAATACTCTGGTTCAGGCGGTTCAGGCTGCCGGTCTTGAGGATACTCTGAGGGGCGAAGGTCCTTTCACAGTGTTCGCACCAACAGATGAGGCATTTGCAGCCTTGCCTGAGGGAACCCTTGATGCATTACTTGCAGACGAGGAGGCCCTTGCAGCTGTTCTGACATACCATGTAGTTGCAGGTGAGGTCATGGCAGCAGATGTTGCAGGTCTGGAATCTGCAGAGACCGTTCAGGGTGAATCAGTTACTTTCGACACCACGGATGGTGTAATGGTAAATGATGCAAATGTTGTACAGGCAGATATCATGGCAAGCAACGGTGTTATCCATGTTATCGACAAGGTCATTCTTCCACCTTCAATGATGGAGGAAGAGGCAGAGGAAGAAATGGACATTGTAGATACTGCAATTGAAGCAGGTTCATTTACAACTCTCGTTCAGGCTGTCCAGGCTGCCGGCCTTGAGGAGACACTGAGAAGTGAAGGTCCTTTCACAGTGTTCGCACCAACCGATGATGCATTTGCCGCTCTTCCTGAGGGAACTCTTGAGGAATTACTCGCAGATCAGGAGGCTCTTGCAGGAGTACTGACCTACCACGTAGTTGCAGGTGAATACATGGCAGCAGATGTTGTAACAATGGATTCAGCTGTAACTGTCCAGGGCAGTGAAGTAACCATTACTGTTACAGACGACGGTGTAATGGTCAATGATGCAAATGTGGTCATTACTGACATTGAAACAAGTAACGGTGTCATACACGTAATTGATGCAGTTCTTGTCCCATGA